CGACGTTGCGTATTACGCGCACGCCAGCGCCGGTTGCGTGCACATCCGCCCCCTCATCAACACAAAAGAAGCAGCCGAAGTATCAAAGCTCCCTGAGATCACTTCTTTTTCGGTTGATTTGCTGAAAGGGTACGGCGGGTCGTTGTCGAGTGAGCACGGCGACGGTCGCGCGCGAAGTGGATTTAATGCGCAATTCTTTGGTCCTGAGCTGTACGGCCTGTACAAGCAAGCCAAAGATATCTTTGATCCCAAAGGTATTCTGAACCCAGGCAATGTGGTCAACGCCGGCCCAATGACCGAAAAGCTGCGGTATGGCGCCGGTTATGGAGTGATGAGCATCAAGGACCACATTGATTTCAAAGCAGACCAGGGATTCCATCGGGCGGTTGAGATGTGCAACGGCGCCGGCATCTGTCGGAAGCGTACAACCGGGACCATGTGCCCCAGCTTTATGGCTACCCGCGAAGAAGAGCACAGCACCCGCGGCCGGGCAAATGCGCTGCGTGCAGCCCTCTCGGGTAACCTGCCTAACAAGGAACTGACGAGCAAGCGGATGTATGAGGTGATGGACCTGTGTATTGAGTGCAAAGCGTGTAAGGCAGAGTGCCCGTCGTCAGTCGACATGGCCAAAATCAAGTTTGAGTTCCTCGCGCAATACCACGAGGCCAACGGGACCCCCTTCCGCACACGACTCTTTGGCAATATTGCCGGCCTAACCCGTTTAACCAGTGGATTGCTTGCCCCAATTGCCAACTTCACCACCCGGTTAGGGCCCGTACGGTGGGTGATGGACAAAGTGCTCGGGATCAGTCGTCGTAGAACGCTGCCAGCTTTTGCACGGCATTCGTTTGTTAACTGGTTCGAAAAACGCGGTGAGCAGCCGCCAGCAATCGATAAAGTGGTGTTGTTCAACGACACGTTTAACACCTACAACAGTCCAGAAGTAGCCATTGCTGCGACAGAGGTACTCGAAGCGGCCGGCCTTCAGGTCATTTTGCCCGGACACCGGTGTTGCGGCCGGCCTATGATTTCCAAAGGGCTGGTTGAAGAAGCCCGGAAAGCGGCTGCGGATACTGTTTCGAAGCTGGAGCCTTACGCGCGCGCTGGCATTCCAATTGTTGGACTTGAGCCCAGTTGCCTGCTTTCTTTGCGTGATGAGTATTTACACTTGTTGCCAGATAACCCGGCAGCGCAGCTGGTTGCAAGCCAGGCTGTGATGTTCGAAGAGTTCATCGCCAGCCTCGCTGATGCCGGCAAACTTGCTTTGCAGTTCAAAGAGAAAAAGCAGCGCTTGCTATTGCACGGCCACTGCCACCAGAAAGCCCTTGTGGGCACTACGCCGAGTAAACAGATGCTATCATTGCCGGATGGCTATACCGTCGAAGAAGTGGATTCGGGATGCTGCGGGATGGCGGGCTCTTTTGGCTACGAAAAAGAGCATTACGATATATCGATGACCATGGCAGAGCGCCGGCTGCTACCCGCTGTACGCAGCGAAAAAGAGGATACCGTACTGGTTGCAGCCGGATTTAGCTGCCGGCACCAGATCAAAGACGGTACGGGGAGGGTTGCTTTACACCCCGCTGAAGTGATAAGAAATGCCCTAAAATAATACACAATCGATCTACATAAGCAGACGCTTAGATTATCCAAAAGCGCATATTTTTGAAATACGCGTTCCATATCATGGTCCTGTACTTGTGAGATCCGACAAGCGTACCCTCCGTTTTCCTGATCGACTAACCGCGATAGCTTGTCTGTTCCCTCCTGAATTTTACAGTACAACCACTCTTTGTAAAGCAGACCCGCGCTTGACCTCCCTTTCGTTCAGCTTCCCTTTTTTCCAAGTGGGAAATGCAATACAAGTATTATTTAATCAGCGATTGGGCGAATCCGGCCAATCCGCTGATGACCGATTGGCCTGTAGAAGGCCGCGTAGAAGTGCCCAATTGGGACCCTGATCCTGTACAGGATGGTGGGATCCGTGGATATTTACACGAACCCGCAACGGCAGAGCAAACGACGTTACGCCTGGATGAATCGCCGGTAGAAACGAGTCTTGTACTTGCCCCTTCAAAATGGGTTGTACTGGGTTCGGATGAAATTGTACGGTTGGATGACCAGCGTGCAAAGTGTCCGTGG
This sequence is a window from Bacteroidota bacterium. Protein-coding genes within it:
- a CDS encoding FAD-linked oxidase C-terminal domain-containing protein, whose translation is MQQPPSSLPDFLADLRKQVNGALRTDTYSKVLYSTDASIYQVMPHGVLVPEHVEHVHAAVELAAKYDIPLLPRTAGSSLAGQAVNEAVVIDFSKHINNIVEVNEEEQWVQVQPGIVLDELNIHLQQYGLQFGPDPASSNRAAMGGIVSNNSTGSHSIMYGMTTDHVMAMDVILADGAQAHFGPLSDAELQQRCERSGLEGKIYQQMTAMVADPANEEIIRTGTPRHWRRCGGYNLDRLIQGGVSFKYPQRDDRFNLAKVVSGAEGTFAVMTGIKLNVVRKPTKTALAIVHFDKLFEALQAVPVILEVDPSAIELLDNLGLTLCREVPDYARLLDSFIEGSPNSVLITEFYGESEAELKSKIDRLKTHLKQQGVPSGAVVSAFDADHQAKVWKVRKVGLGLLMSIKGDHKPIPFIEDAAVPVEHLAEYVTKVEQFCNDRGTDVAYYAHASAGCVHIRPLINTKEAAEVSKLPEITSFSVDLLKGYGGSLSSEHGDGRARSGFNAQFFGPELYGLYKQAKDIFDPKGILNPGNVVNAGPMTEKLRYGAGYGVMSIKDHIDFKADQGFHRAVEMCNGAGICRKRTTGTMCPSFMATREEEHSTRGRANALRAALSGNLPNKELTSKRMYEVMDLCIECKACKAECPSSVDMAKIKFEFLAQYHEANGTPFRTRLFGNIAGLTRLTSGLLAPIANFTTRLGPVRWVMDKVLGISRRRTLPAFARHSFVNWFEKRGEQPPAIDKVVLFNDTFNTYNSPEVAIAATEVLEAAGLQVILPGHRCCGRPMISKGLVEEARKAAADTVSKLEPYARAGIPIVGLEPSCLLSLRDEYLHLLPDNPAAQLVASQAVMFEEFIASLADAGKLALQFKEKKQRLLLHGHCHQKALVGTTPSKQMLSLPDGYTVEEVDSGCCGMAGSFGYEKEHYDISMTMAERRLLPAVRSEKEDTVLVAAGFSCRHQIKDGTGRVALHPAEVIRNALK